Within the Vagococcus carniphilus genome, the region AAATTTCGTCTAGCCCAATTGTTTGAACTAGTACGACACCAAAGAACACACCAATAACAGCTCCCAAACTTAGAATAGGTAAAAAAATTCCCCCAGGTAATCCAGATCCATAAGACACCATCGAAAATAAAAAGCGAAATAAAAAAAGCATGATTAAGGCATTTATACTAAAATTCGTTTTCGTTAAATCGATAATAACATCATGACCGCCACCTAAAAGTTGTGGTAAGAAAAGACCAATAGGAATAACTAAAAGTAGAGGAATAACACCATAAAAGTAAGATGGTAAAAAAGTTAACTTGCTATACCATTCGGATGTTTTTAATAGAATTTTTTGATACATTAAACCTAATAAACCAACAAAAATACCAAGGATAACTAAAGTCCAATAATATTTAAGTGGCAAGCTTTCAATTTTACCAATGTATAAAGCTGGTTTTAGTCCAAAGAAGTGAAGTGAGACAAAGTTACTCGCAATAGTTGCTGAAAAAGCTGTTAGTAAAACTAATGGTGAAAAAGAATGATGAACTTCTTCTAAGACAAATAAAAGGCCAGCAATAGGTGCGTTAAAAGCAGCGGAAAGACCAGCACTCGCTCCACTTGAGATAAAGATTTTCTTTTCTGCTTTTGTGGGACTCATTTTTGAAGTAACCCCTTGAGCAACAACGGCACCGAGTTGAATGGAAGGACCTTCACGACCTAAAAACAAACCCATACCAATTGCTAAAATCCCCCCAACAAATTTTTTCCAAAGAACTGAAAACCAGTTAATAGTTATCTGACCGCGAAGTTGTCCTTCTACTTGAGGGATACCACTTCCCTTTATGTCAGGATCACTTTGAATTAATTTTCCAATAAAATAAGCTATAAATAAGCTAAATAGAACCCAAGGAATTAAAAAAAGTAAATGTTGGTTTAAAAAAAGATAGATAGCATCAATTTTTGTACTGATAAAACCGATACATAACCGAAAAAGACTGACGACAAATCCAACAGCTAGTCCAATTAAGAGTCCTTTTCCAATAAAAATAATTTTTGTTCCGTCTAAACGTTTTAATTCGTAATTGTTTTTCATGATAAACTCCTTTTAAAAAAATACCTGATTTTAATAAAAAGAGTCGCTAGCTAAAACCATAAAATGAATGGATTAAACGAATTAAGAAAAGCTGATCTTGTGTTGATTCTAGTTCCCATTTCAAATGATAACCCACTTTCTATTGTGATTCTTTTATCTTTAATGTTACTACATTTTTTAGGGAAATAAAAACTATCCTAAAAGAAATAAAAGAGAAAGATTTTGATTCTCTGACTTTTTCTTAGTATAATAGCAATGCGTTTGAAAAGAGAGAAGTCTAAGGGAAACGGAGAATATAACTAATGACAAGTAATTTTTGGGCGGATTTGCCAAAGCCTTTTTTTATTTTAGCACCTATGGAAGACGTGACTGATGTTGTTTTTCGTCACGTTGTAAAAGAAGCTGGCGCGCCAGATGTCTTTTTTACGGAATTCACGAATTCAGATAGTTTTTGTCATCCAGATGGAAAAGATAGTGTACGTGGACGTTTAGCTTTTACTGAAGATGAACAACCAATTGTAGCCCATATTTGGGGAGATAACCCTGAATTCTTCCGTCAAATGAGCCTGGAAGTAGCTGAAATGGGATTCAAAGGAATCGATATTAATATGGGATGTCCGGTCCCTAATGTGGCTGATAGAGGTAAAGGTAGTGGTTTAATTTTACGACCAGATAGAGCCGCAGAATTGATTGAAGCAGCCAAAGCAGG harbors:
- a CDS encoding ClC family H(+)/Cl(-) exchange transporter, which gives rise to MKNNYELKRLDGTKIIFIGKGLLIGLAVGFVVSLFRLCIGFISTKIDAIYLFLNQHLLFLIPWVLFSLFIAYFIGKLIQSDPDIKGSGIPQVEGQLRGQITINWFSVLWKKFVGGILAIGMGLFLGREGPSIQLGAVVAQGVTSKMSPTKAEKKIFISSGASAGLSAAFNAPIAGLLFVLEEVHHSFSPLVLLTAFSATIASNFVSLHFFGLKPALYIGKIESLPLKYYWTLVILGIFVGLLGLMYQKILLKTSEWYSKLTFLPSYFYGVIPLLLVIPIGLFLPQLLGGGHDVIIDLTKTNFSINALIMLFLFRFLFSMVSYGSGLPGGIFLPILSLGAVIGVFFGVVLVQTIGLDEIYVKNFLILAMAGYFAAISKAPLTAMVLITEMVGSFSHLMSIGVVVLISYIVLDFFNGKPIYEALLEKLVTSDEFDISGKKTIIEFPVIMESAFDEQMVRDIKWPKDMLLASIRRGESEILPHGDTLIHAGDVLIILTDEGISQHVKDYLLVESEF